A window of Agrobacterium tumefaciens contains these coding sequences:
- a CDS encoding ABC transporter permease, whose amino-acid sequence MKILRSITPTAWIGLFIISLNLVLFVAGPHIAPFAQEEIVGSPFDPPSAAHWFGLDQNGRDMLSRLLAGAQMSIGVSLAASLLSFTIGITLGFIAAIFGGWLDTVLSRIVDTVMCIPVLISALVVLQALGSSIPVLIVTIALLDSTRVFRLARIVAQGINVLEYAETARLRGEGLLWLVFKEILPNALPPLIAEFGLRFCFTFLFVAGLSFLGLGIQPPFADWGGMVKDNQQAILYGLYAPLYPAAAIAILTIGVNLVVDWLLAGRSAIQGADR is encoded by the coding sequence ATGAAAATTCTCCGTTCCATCACACCGACCGCGTGGATCGGTCTTTTCATCATCTCGCTCAATCTCGTCCTGTTCGTCGCCGGCCCGCATATCGCGCCTTTCGCCCAGGAGGAAATTGTCGGATCGCCTTTTGATCCGCCTTCGGCGGCGCACTGGTTTGGCCTTGATCAGAATGGTCGCGATATGCTGTCGCGTCTTCTGGCTGGCGCACAGATGTCCATCGGCGTTTCACTGGCCGCATCGCTGCTGTCCTTCACGATCGGGATAACACTCGGGTTCATCGCGGCCATTTTCGGCGGCTGGCTGGACACGGTTCTGTCGCGCATTGTCGACACGGTCATGTGTATTCCGGTGCTGATCTCTGCCCTTGTGGTGTTGCAGGCACTTGGCTCGTCCATTCCCGTGCTCATCGTCACCATCGCCCTTCTGGATTCCACACGCGTCTTTCGCCTGGCGCGTATCGTTGCGCAGGGTATCAATGTTCTCGAATATGCCGAAACAGCGCGTCTTCGTGGTGAAGGCCTGTTGTGGCTGGTGTTTAAGGAAATTTTGCCGAATGCCCTGCCGCCACTGATTGCGGAGTTCGGTCTTCGCTTCTGCTTCACCTTCCTCTTCGTTGCAGGCCTTTCCTTCCTTGGCCTTGGCATTCAGCCGCCCTTCGCGGACTGGGGCGGCATGGTGAAAGATAACCAGCAGGCGATCCTTTACGGGCTCTACGCTCCGCTTTATCCGGCTGCCGCCATCGCCATCCTTACCATTGGCGTCAACCTCGTCGTGGATTGGCTGCTTGCCGGCCGCAGCGCAATTCAGGGAGCGGACCGATGA
- a CDS encoding ABC transporter ATP-binding protein codes for MNESKVLQIRGLKVAAPNGAILVDNVDLDLKRGEVKGLIGESGAGKSTIGLAAMGYGRNGCRIVGGEIIVNGVSLMTIDRAGREAVRGARIAYVAQSAAAAFNPAMKIGEQIMEGPLYHGIMNRQEAEAWMLELLQALQLPDYQNFGSRYPHQVSGGQLQRAMVAMAMSCRPDILVLDEPTTALDVTTQIEVLALLRSLIQRYDTAALYITHDLAVVAQIADSILVLRHGKEVEAGSAEQILEQPQQDYTRRLVSERKAHMSGEGVHHENGEVLLEARDVTAYYGRKKVLDNVQCLLRKGETLAVVGESGSGKSTLARVIAGLPPHSSGVVSLAGHRLADKYTQRSREELRRIQLVYQLPDVALNPRHTVGEIIGRPMSFYFGMSDEQRASEVNRLLDLIGLPRDFAERLPKALSGGQKQRVCIARALAARPDLIICDEVTSALDPLVADEILKLLQSLQDELGVSYLFITHDLGVVRRIADRTMVMQYGRIVETGTTEEVFAPPYQPYTEQLITSVPELRRDWLDGVLAKRGLPVA; via the coding sequence ATGAACGAGAGCAAGGTTTTGCAAATTCGCGGTCTCAAGGTTGCCGCACCGAATGGCGCCATCCTTGTTGACAATGTCGATCTCGACCTGAAGCGCGGTGAGGTCAAAGGGCTCATCGGTGAATCCGGCGCGGGCAAGTCCACGATTGGACTTGCTGCCATGGGGTACGGCCGCAACGGCTGCCGTATCGTTGGGGGCGAGATCATTGTAAACGGTGTTTCGCTGATGACGATCGATCGCGCCGGACGTGAGGCGGTGCGTGGTGCACGCATCGCTTATGTGGCGCAAAGCGCAGCCGCCGCCTTTAATCCGGCGATGAAGATCGGCGAACAGATCATGGAAGGGCCGCTCTATCACGGCATCATGAACCGGCAGGAAGCGGAAGCCTGGATGCTGGAACTGCTGCAGGCGCTGCAGCTTCCCGATTATCAGAATTTCGGCAGCCGTTACCCACATCAGGTATCCGGCGGCCAGTTGCAGCGTGCGATGGTGGCCATGGCCATGTCCTGCCGTCCCGATATTCTGGTTTTGGACGAACCGACCACCGCGCTTGATGTCACGACGCAGATCGAGGTTCTGGCACTCCTGCGCAGCCTCATCCAGCGTTATGATACGGCTGCACTCTACATTACGCACGACCTTGCAGTGGTGGCGCAGATTGCCGACAGCATCCTGGTGTTGCGTCATGGCAAAGAGGTTGAGGCCGGTTCTGCCGAACAGATCCTCGAACAACCGCAGCAGGACTATACGCGTCGGCTCGTTTCCGAACGCAAGGCCCACATGTCGGGAGAAGGCGTCCACCATGAAAATGGTGAGGTTCTACTCGAAGCGCGCGATGTCACCGCCTATTATGGACGGAAGAAGGTGCTTGATAACGTCCAGTGCCTGTTGCGCAAGGGTGAGACACTCGCCGTTGTCGGCGAATCCGGTTCGGGAAAATCCACCCTCGCCCGGGTCATTGCCGGTTTGCCGCCCCACTCCTCCGGCGTCGTTTCCCTCGCCGGGCACAGGCTTGCCGACAAATACACGCAGCGAAGCCGTGAAGAACTGCGGCGTATACAACTCGTCTATCAGCTTCCCGATGTGGCGCTAAACCCGCGCCACACAGTCGGCGAGATCATCGGCCGTCCAATGTCGTTCTACTTCGGCATGAGCGACGAGCAGCGCGCATCTGAGGTGAACCGCCTGCTGGATCTCATCGGTCTGCCGCGCGATTTCGCCGAACGCCTTCCAAAAGCTTTGTCGGGTGGACAGAAGCAGCGGGTGTGTATTGCCCGCGCCCTCGCGGCGCGTCCCGACCTCATCATTTGCGACGAGGTCACTTCGGCGCTCGACCCGCTGGTGGCCGACGAGATCCTCAAATTGTTGCAATCATTGCAGGATGAACTGGGTGTCTCTTATCTGTTCATCACCCATGATCTCGGTGTCGTTCGCAGGATTGCCGACAGGACCATGGTGATGCAGTACGGCCGTATCGTCGAAACCGGCACCACCGAGGAGGTTTTTGCTCCGCCTTACCAGCCCTATACGGAGCAGCTTATCACTTCGGTTCCCGAGTTGCGGCGCGACTGGCTGGACGGCGTGCTGGCAAAACGCGGCCTCCCGGTGGCCTGA